From Humibacter ginsenosidimutans, a single genomic window includes:
- the ileS gene encoding isoleucine--tRNA ligase, with translation MPYPKSHDHSDPHAAAQGVTPSPRFPQIEEDILAFWDDDDTFRTSVDQREGAPEWVFYDGPPFANGLPHYGHLLTGYAKDVFPRFQTMRGKQVHRRFGWDTHGLPAELEAERQLGITDKSQIEEMGIAAFNDAARASVLKYTREWREYVTRQARWVDFDNDYKTLDITFMESVLWAFKQLHDKGLAYEGYRVLPYCWRDQTPLSNHELRMDDDVYKMRQDQTVTVTFPLVGEKAEALGLTAVRALAWTTTPWTLPTNLALAVGPDIVYAVVPAGPNGTADSEVSREDGGEPLGSEVLGAEYLIALDLVGSYAKDLGYESAEDARDAVSRTVTGLQLAGVRYDRLWDYYADAETYGTQNAWQILVDDYVSTEEGTGIVHQAPAYGEDDQRVTAAAGIPVVLSVDEGGRFLPEVADVAGLQVFDANKPLTQALKAMGRLLRQASYEHSYPHCWRCRNPLIYKAVSSWFVKVPAFRDRMVELNQQIEWVPDNVKDGQFGKWLSGARDWSISRNRYFGSPIPVWKSDDPSHPRIDVYGSLAELERDFGRLPVNADGEPDLHRPFIDDLTRPNPDDPTGRSTMRRITDVFDVWFDSGSMPYAQVHYPFENREWFDTHNPADFIVEYIGQTRGWFYLMHVLSTALFDRPAFKRVISHGIVLGSDGQKMSKSLRNYPDVGEVFDRDGSDAMRWFLMSSSVLRGGNLVVTEEGIRQGVREALLPLWSTWYFFSLYANACGYEAKRSTDSTDVLDRYLLAKTRELVDAVTIDLENLDSTLAAAKIRDFAEVLTNWYVRRSRDRFWEGVTADGSNAEAFDTLYTVLETFARVAAPLLPLITERIWKDLTGGRSVHLTDWPDSAEFPRDDELVAAMDRVRQVSSVALSLRKQAGLRVRLPLAELTVVTPNAGALASFEGILTDELNVKRVQLVELTEQSPEEYGISKRLTVNARAAGPRLGKNVQTAIRGARDGDWSEVDGVVTAGGIELAIGEYELVLEAADTESGRAIALLPGDGFVLLDITTTQELEAEGLARDVVRAVQESRKKAGLDVSDRIRLRLVLDRVGADAVSAHAQLVSAETLAVELDVDVDDDAADADDAVAVGAASALLVSLERAKEER, from the coding sequence ATGCCGTACCCCAAGTCCCACGACCACTCCGACCCGCACGCCGCGGCGCAGGGAGTCACGCCGTCGCCGCGGTTCCCGCAGATCGAGGAGGACATCCTCGCGTTCTGGGATGACGATGACACGTTCCGCACGTCCGTCGATCAGCGCGAAGGTGCTCCGGAGTGGGTCTTCTACGACGGTCCGCCCTTCGCCAACGGGCTGCCGCACTACGGCCACCTGCTCACCGGCTATGCGAAGGATGTCTTCCCGCGATTCCAGACGATGCGCGGCAAGCAGGTGCACCGCCGATTCGGCTGGGACACGCACGGGCTGCCCGCCGAACTCGAGGCGGAGCGCCAGCTCGGCATCACCGACAAGAGCCAGATCGAGGAGATGGGCATCGCGGCGTTCAACGACGCCGCACGGGCATCCGTGCTCAAGTACACGCGTGAGTGGCGGGAGTACGTCACCCGTCAGGCGCGGTGGGTCGACTTCGACAACGATTACAAGACGCTCGACATCACCTTCATGGAGTCGGTGCTGTGGGCGTTCAAGCAGCTCCACGACAAGGGGCTCGCGTACGAGGGGTATCGCGTGCTGCCGTATTGCTGGCGCGACCAGACCCCGTTGTCGAACCACGAGCTGCGCATGGACGACGACGTCTACAAGATGCGTCAGGACCAGACGGTCACGGTGACCTTCCCGCTCGTCGGGGAGAAGGCAGAGGCGCTCGGGCTGACCGCCGTGCGCGCACTAGCGTGGACGACCACACCGTGGACCCTGCCGACGAACCTCGCGCTCGCCGTCGGCCCCGACATCGTCTACGCGGTGGTTCCTGCCGGCCCGAACGGAACAGCGGACTCCGAGGTGTCGAGAGAAGACGGCGGTGAGCCGCTCGGCTCCGAGGTGCTCGGCGCCGAGTATCTGATCGCTCTCGATCTCGTCGGCTCGTACGCGAAAGACCTCGGCTACGAGTCCGCCGAGGATGCCCGCGACGCCGTCTCCCGCACCGTGACCGGCCTGCAGCTGGCCGGCGTGCGCTACGACCGCCTCTGGGACTACTACGCCGATGCCGAGACGTACGGCACGCAGAACGCCTGGCAGATCCTGGTGGACGACTATGTGTCGACCGAAGAGGGCACCGGCATCGTGCATCAGGCGCCCGCCTACGGCGAGGACGACCAGCGGGTCACGGCCGCGGCGGGCATCCCCGTCGTGCTCTCCGTCGACGAGGGTGGCCGGTTCCTGCCCGAGGTCGCCGATGTCGCCGGGCTGCAGGTGTTCGACGCGAACAAACCGTTGACGCAGGCGCTCAAGGCGATGGGACGGCTGCTGCGGCAGGCATCCTACGAGCACAGTTACCCGCACTGCTGGCGGTGCCGCAACCCGCTGATCTACAAGGCCGTGTCGAGTTGGTTCGTGAAGGTTCCCGCCTTCCGCGATCGCATGGTCGAGCTGAACCAGCAGATCGAGTGGGTGCCCGACAACGTCAAGGACGGCCAGTTCGGCAAGTGGCTGTCCGGGGCGCGCGACTGGTCGATCAGCCGCAACCGCTACTTCGGGTCGCCGATCCCGGTGTGGAAGAGCGACGACCCGAGCCACCCCCGCATCGACGTGTACGGCTCGCTCGCCGAACTCGAGCGCGACTTCGGACGTCTGCCGGTGAACGCCGACGGCGAACCCGACCTGCATCGCCCCTTCATCGACGACCTGACGCGGCCGAATCCCGACGATCCGACCGGTCGCTCCACGATGCGCCGCATCACCGACGTCTTCGACGTGTGGTTCGACTCGGGATCGATGCCGTACGCGCAGGTGCACTATCCGTTCGAGAACCGCGAGTGGTTCGACACGCACAACCCCGCCGACTTCATCGTCGAGTACATCGGGCAGACCCGTGGCTGGTTCTACCTGATGCACGTGCTGAGCACGGCGCTCTTCGATCGACCGGCGTTCAAGCGCGTGATCAGCCACGGCATCGTGCTCGGCAGCGACGGGCAGAAGATGTCGAAGTCTCTGCGCAACTACCCCGACGTGGGCGAGGTGTTCGACCGCGACGGCTCGGATGCCATGCGCTGGTTCCTCATGTCGTCGTCGGTGCTGCGCGGCGGCAACCTCGTCGTCACCGAGGAGGGAATCCGTCAGGGCGTGCGCGAGGCCCTGCTTCCGCTGTGGAGCACCTGGTACTTCTTCTCGCTCTACGCCAATGCGTGCGGCTACGAGGCGAAGCGCAGCACGGATTCGACCGATGTGCTCGACCGCTACCTGCTGGCGAAGACGCGCGAGCTGGTGGATGCCGTCACCATCGACCTCGAGAACCTTGACTCGACGCTCGCCGCGGCCAAGATCAGGGACTTCGCCGAAGTCCTGACCAACTGGTACGTGCGACGCTCGCGCGACAGGTTCTGGGAGGGCGTTACGGCGGACGGCTCGAACGCGGAGGCGTTCGACACCCTCTACACGGTGCTCGAGACCTTCGCGCGGGTCGCAGCGCCTCTGCTGCCGCTCATCACCGAGCGCATCTGGAAGGACCTCACCGGCGGTCGCAGCGTGCACTTGACCGACTGGCCCGACTCCGCGGAGTTCCCGCGCGACGACGAGCTCGTCGCAGCGATGGACCGGGTGCGTCAGGTGAGCTCGGTGGCGTTGTCGCTGCGCAAGCAGGCAGGACTGCGGGTGCGGCTTCCTCTGGCTGAGCTCACCGTGGTGACGCCGAACGCCGGCGCGCTGGCGAGCTTCGAGGGCATCCTCACCGACGAGCTCAACGTGAAGCGCGTGCAGCTCGTGGAACTCACGGAGCAGAGCCCCGAGGAGTACGGCATCAGCAAGCGGCTGACCGTGAACGCCAGAGCCGCAGGCCCGCGGCTGGGCAAGAACGTGCAGACGGCCATCCGCGGCGCGCGTGACGGCGACTGGTCCGAGGTCGACGGCGTGGTCACGGCGGGTGGCATCGAGCTGGCGATAGGCGAGTACGAACTCGTGCTCGAGGCCGCCGACACCGAGTCGGGTCGGGCGATCGCCCTGTTGCCGGGCGACGGGTTCGTGCTGCTGGACATCACGACGACGCAGGAGCTCGAGGCAGAGGGCCTCGCACGCGACGTCGTGCGTGCTGTGCAGGAGAGCCGCAAGAAGGCGGGCCTCGACGTGAGCGACCGCATCAGGCTTCGCCTGGTGCTCGACCGGGTGGGAGCCGATGCGGTCAGCGCCCATGCACAGCTCGTGAGTGCAGAGACCTTGGCGGTCGAGCTCGACGTCGACGTCGACGACGATGCAGCGGATGCGGACGACGCGGTGGCCGTGGGTGCCGCATCCGCCCTGCTGGTGAGCCTGGAGAGGGCGAAGGAGGAACGGTGA
- a CDS encoding sensor histidine kinase: MTDTGSPSGIADPITPGAAAHAEAGGSEVEGAGTAPAAVSKLPQPVRDGFWRRYGRLWVYAPREVGVLFVLFPLAIVAMSVLWPVFFTGVGTVVIYIGIFLLVASLYAARGYGMFTLALLRAAGRPGIPRPPWREQARHGFIGRVFGPFANGHYWLYLLYSSVVQLPVSILTWSVLITWLSAGVGGASYWIWGGFVPHDNGNIWIAESVWEHTLHTSAPFAPAAGDLMLYSVVGIVFLFTLPFVTRGLITLQWVVARGLLGSWESEQLRKEVDELAISRAAAVAAEDRELRRLERDIHDGPQQQLVRLRMDIAAAQRRLSVDPDATSRLLDEAGGRAQEALDELRALSRGFAPPILQDRGLSAALDSLATRSTVPVTVTTELSPTTTLSPELERNLYFVAAELLTNVAKHAKSAHADITLKTDAAGVSLTVADNGVGGATEVSGHGLAGIRERVTAMRGTAGIQSGSNGTAVTVIVPLS; the protein is encoded by the coding sequence ATGACCGACACCGGATCGCCGTCAGGCATCGCGGATCCGATCACGCCAGGAGCCGCTGCTCACGCCGAGGCCGGCGGAAGCGAGGTCGAAGGCGCGGGGACGGCGCCCGCCGCTGTCAGCAAGCTCCCGCAGCCTGTCCGTGACGGGTTCTGGCGTCGCTACGGGCGCCTCTGGGTGTACGCCCCCAGGGAGGTCGGCGTGCTCTTCGTGCTGTTCCCGCTCGCCATCGTCGCCATGAGCGTGCTGTGGCCCGTCTTCTTCACGGGCGTCGGGACCGTCGTGATCTACATCGGGATCTTCCTGCTGGTGGCGAGCCTCTACGCCGCGAGGGGTTACGGCATGTTCACGCTGGCGCTCCTTCGCGCGGCGGGGCGCCCCGGCATTCCACGTCCCCCGTGGCGCGAGCAGGCGCGCCACGGCTTCATCGGCCGGGTCTTCGGCCCGTTCGCGAACGGTCACTACTGGCTCTACCTGCTCTACTCGAGCGTCGTTCAACTCCCGGTCAGCATTCTGACGTGGTCGGTGCTCATCACCTGGCTGTCCGCCGGCGTCGGCGGCGCGAGCTATTGGATCTGGGGCGGGTTCGTGCCGCACGACAACGGCAACATCTGGATCGCGGAGTCCGTCTGGGAGCACACGCTGCACACGAGCGCACCCTTCGCCCCCGCCGCGGGCGACCTGATGCTCTACAGCGTCGTCGGGATCGTGTTCCTCTTCACACTCCCGTTCGTCACGCGTGGCCTCATCACGCTGCAGTGGGTCGTCGCACGGGGACTGCTCGGCTCCTGGGAGTCGGAGCAGCTGCGCAAGGAGGTCGACGAGCTCGCGATCTCACGGGCAGCGGCTGTCGCGGCGGAGGATCGCGAGCTTCGCCGGCTCGAGCGCGACATCCACGACGGCCCCCAGCAACAGCTGGTGCGACTTCGCATGGACATCGCCGCTGCACAGCGCAGGCTCTCGGTCGACCCGGATGCGACGTCGCGGCTTCTCGACGAAGCCGGCGGTCGTGCGCAAGAGGCTCTCGACGAGCTGCGAGCCCTCTCCAGAGGGTTCGCGCCGCCCATCCTGCAGGACCGCGGGCTCAGTGCGGCTCTGGATTCGCTGGCGACGCGCAGCACCGTGCCGGTGACCGTCACGACGGAGCTCTCCCCCACGACGACGCTCTCGCCGGAGCTCGAGCGCAATCTCTACTTCGTCGCCGCGGAGCTGCTCACCAACGTGGCCAAGCACGCGAAGTCGGCTCACGCCGACATCACGCTGAAGACCGATGCCGCAGGTGTCTCTCTCACCGTCGCGGACAACGGCGTCGGCGGGGCGACGGAGGTGTCAGGTCACGGACTCGCGGGCATCCGGGAACGCGTGACGGCGATGCGCGGCACAGCGGGCATCCAGTCCGGATCGAACGGAACGGCGGTCACCGTCATCGTGCCGCTATCGTGA